A segment of the Alphaproteobacteria bacterium genome:
ACTGCGATTTGCGCGCAGGAAGGCGACGGCCCGGCCGTATCATGCAGGACGGATGGGCCCGGGGCGACGGTCGGCGGCATTGAGGCGCACAGTGCGAGGTGAGAGCGACGAGCCGGCCATGCGCGCGGCCGCACGGCCGCGTGCGGCGTCGTGGTGGCGCCAGTTGGTCGGCGTGGCGGTCATCGGCGGCCTCGGTGCGGCCGGCTGGCTGCTGTTCGAGCCGCCGTCCGGCGACGAAGACGGCGGCGCCGGTGCGCAGCAGCGCGGCGGCCGCGGCGGCGGCGCACCGGTCGTCACCGCGCCGGTGGCGCTGGCGTCGGCTGGCCAGATCCTGCGCGCCGTCGGCACCGGAGAGGCGCTGCGCTCGGTCACGCTCTTTCCCGCGGCCGCCGGCGAGGTCGAGATCGTGCTGTTCACCGCCGGCGAGGCGGTGCAGTCCGGCGACCCGCTGATCGCGCTCGACGACGCCGAGGAGGCGCTGGCGGTCGAGTTGGCACGCCTGCAGGTGCAGGAGCAGGAGCGCACCGTGGCGCGTAACGACCAGCTGCTGCCGTCCGGCGCGGTGTCGTCCAGCGCCGCGCAGTCGGCGCGCACCGCGCTGGCCGAGGCCCGCAACCGCCTGGCCGCCGCCGAGCTGGCGCTGGAGCGGCGCACATTGCTGGCACCCTTCGCCGGGGTGATGGGCCTGACCGACGTGGCCGAGGGCGACCGGGTGACGACCACCACCGAGATTGCCACAATCGACGACCGCAGCGCGCTGCTGATCCGCTTCGAGGTGCCCGAGCGGTTCGCCGCCCAGGTGGCGCTGGGCCAGGACGTGCGCGCGGAAACGACGGCGATGCCGGGCACGGTGTTCGCCGGCCGCATCACCGCGATCGACAGCCGGCTGGACCCCGAGAGCCGGACCCTGCCGGTTCAGGCGACGCTGCCGAACCCGGACGACCGGCTGCGCGCCGGCATGTCCTTCGCCGTCACCATGGCGTTCGCCGAGGCGCAGTATCCCGGCGTGCCGGAAATGGCGGTGCAGTGGAGCCGCGACGGTCCCTATGTCTGGCGGGTGGCCGACGGCACGGTGGAACAGGTGCCGGTGTCGCTGGTCGAGCGCACGGCCGGCACTATCCTGGTCGACGGCGCGCTCGTCGCCGGCGACCGGGTCGTGGTCGAAGGCACCCAGCGGCTGCGCCCGGGACGCCCGGTGGAGGAGGCCGGCCAGCGCCCCGCCGGCGACGCCGCCGCGGCGCGGCCCGCCTCGTGATCCACGACCGCATGGACGTCAGTTCGCTGGGCGTGCGCCGTCCGGTGCTGGCGATCGTGCTGAACCTGCTGATCATCGTCGCCGGCGCCGCCGCCCTGATGGGCGTGGAGATCCGCGAGCTGCCCAATGTCGACCGGCCGGTGATCACCGTGCAGGCGTCCTATCCCGGGGCGTCGCCGGAGACGGTCGACACCCAGGTCACCGGCGTGATCGAGGGCGCCGTCGCCCGCGTGCCCGGCATCGTCTCGATCAGCTCCAACAGCGACTACGGCGGCAGCCGCGTGACCCTGGAGTTCGACCCCTCCGTCGACCTTAACATCGCCGCGGCGGACGTCCGCGACGCGCTCGGCCGGGCCGAGCGCGAGCTGCCCGACGACGTCGAGGCGCCGAGTGTGGTCAAGGCCGACGCCGACTCCTCGCCGATCGTGCGGCTGTCGGTGACCTCGGACACGCGCGACGCCGCCGCGCTCACCGACCTGGTCGAGAACGAGATCGCCGACCGGCTGGCGGCCGTGCCCGGCATCGCCGACGTGCAGGTCTACGGCGACACCGCGCGGGTGGTGCGGGTGGTGGTCGACCCGTTCGCGCTGGCCAGCCGCGGGCTCGGCCTCGGCGACCTGGCCGAGGCCCTGTCCGACGCCGCACTCGACATCCCGGCCGGCACGCTGGAGACCGCGTCGCAGGAACTGGTGGTTCGGGCCGACGCGGCGGTGGCCACGCCGGCCGAGATCGAGGCGATCGGCATCGACCGGCGCACGCGGATCGGCGACGTCGCCCGCGTGTTCTTCGGACCGGAGGA
Coding sequences within it:
- a CDS encoding efflux RND transporter periplasmic adaptor subunit: MRAAARPRAASWWRQLVGVAVIGGLGAAGWLLFEPPSGDEDGGAGAQQRGGRGGGAPVVTAPVALASAGQILRAVGTGEALRSVTLFPAAAGEVEIVLFTAGEAVQSGDPLIALDDAEEALAVELARLQVQEQERTVARNDQLLPSGAVSSSAAQSARTALAEARNRLAAAELALERRTLLAPFAGVMGLTDVAEGDRVTTTTEIATIDDRSALLIRFEVPERFAAQVALGQDVRAETTAMPGTVFAGRITAIDSRLDPESRTLPVQATLPNPDDRLRAGMSFAVTMAFAEAQYPGVPEMAVQWSRDGPYVWRVADGTVEQVPVSLVERTAGTILVDGALVAGDRVVVEGTQRLRPGRPVEEAGQRPAGDAAAARPAS